In the genome of Paenibacillus pabuli, the window AACGTTTTTGATTGCTCCAAGCAGATCGGTAAATTGCAAACGAACGAATCGTACATTTTCTTCTTTTGAGATGCGTAGTATGTCTTCTTTAGTAAAACTCACGATACCCTCTCCCTTTCTTCTCTGCGTATTTGGCTTGCCTGTTATATTTGTACATTAGAATATTGCATGGGTCAAGGAGTCCTCCTACCCAAAAGCAGGATTTCCCCTGACCTGCGAGGTTATACGAACTTATTTTTTATTAAAGAAACGGGAAAGCTCTCCCTGTATGAGAGATACTTGTCCAGGTCTCTTACCTGACACCAGTTGTTGTTTAAGCAAACGATGCAGTTGGGAGTCCGACAGCTCTCTACGTTTGACTTCTGTATCGGCTGTAATAACAGTCGCTTCTTCTGACTCTTTGGATACAGGATTCATCACTTGTTTAATGCCTGCGATGTTAACTCCTTTTTCAATCAGAGCCTTAATTTCCAGCAATCGTTCTACGTCATTGAAAGAGAACAAACGCTGATTACCTGACGTTCTCGCAGGAACAATCAAACTGTGCTGCTCATAATAACGAATCTGACGCGCGGACAGATCCGTAAGCTTCATTACAATACCTATCGGGAATAAGGCCATATTTCTGCGAATTTCGTCACCCATCATTCATCAACCTTCCAGTCATCTTTTCTTCACTCTATTGTACATTTAGTTATTACTAAGTGTCAATGATGTGTTAGATAAACTCACAATAATTTGCGTTCTTTCATGGTCTGTAATGCCATCAAAACGCCATATTTAACATGAGAGTACGTTAAACCGCCCTGCATATAGCCAATATAAGGCTCTCGGATAGGCGCATCTGCAGACAATTCAAGACTCCCGCCCTGTATAAAAGTACCTGCCGCCATGATGACAGGATGCTCGTAACCCGGCATGTCCCACGGCTCAGGAACAACATGGCTATCTACTGCAGCGGCCCGCTGTATTCCTTGTACAAAGGCAATTAAGTGCTCTGCCGAACTAAATTGAACAGCCTGAATCAGATCTGTACGTATCTCATTCCATGCCGGTTTGGTTACAAATCCGGATGCAGCAAACATCGCCGCAGCGAATGTACTTCCTTTAATGGCCTGTCCTACAATTGTCGGAGCCATGTAAAGTCCTTGGTAGATGCCACGAGTTGTTCCCAACATCGCGCCAACCTCACCACCAATTCCGGGAGCAGTCAAACGATAGGCTGCCAATTGTACGTATTTTTCCTTCCCGCATATGTATCCTCCGGTTTCCGCCAGACCTCCACCGGGATTCTTAATCAGAGAACCTGCCATCAGGTCTACTCCGACTTCAGTTGGTTCACGTTCCTCCGTGAATTCACCATAACAGTTATCCACAAATACGATGACATCTTCCTTGATTGCCTTTACACGTGAAACCATATCAGCGATTTCTTCAATACAGAAGGAAGATCTCCAATCATATCCTCTGGAGCGCTGAATACCAATGACTTTTGTTGCTGCATGGATATTTTTCTCTACCGCTGTCCAATCTACTGCGCCATCTTCCAACAGAGCCGTCTCCTGATAGCCAATGCCAAAATCGCGTAACGATCCTGTGCCATCGCCAGGTTTGCCAATGACCTTATGCAGCGTGTCATAGGGCTTACCCGTGATGTATAACAACTCGTCACCCGGACGGAGCACACCGAACAAAGCTGTAGCTATGGTATGTGTACCTGATGCAAAATGGGGACGCACCAGTGCTGCCTCTGCACCAAACACATCGGCATACACTTCATCAAGTACTTCACGCCCCCGATCGTTATAAGCGTAACCCGTTGACCCCGCAAAGTGAAAATCGCTGACTTTTCTATGTTGAAAAGCATTAATTACTTTCCACTGGTTATGATCCGTGATACGGTCAATCTGTTGCAATTGCCCCTCAATCTGACGTTCAACCTGTTGTTGAAGTTCAATAATCTCTGAATCAAAGCTTGCCATCTTGCTTCATTCCCCTTCATAGCACGAATCTGACGTCAAATATCAATTATCGTGTCAACTTATCATACAAATATGTCATCGATGTTACAGTTGTATGAAATCTTCAAGTAAATAACCGAATTTCTCATATTCACCTTTTTGCAGCTCTACTTCATAAATTACATCATTATCTTCAAATGTGGTCTCAACAACATCACCAATTTTGTAAAGTACTGATGTAAGATCCCCACGCTCAGCCGGAATACGGAACCGTTTGGTGTCACCAGTCAATTCAGCCTGGATGAGCTCTCGAATTTTCAACAAGTCATCCGCATCCAGTGCGCTCACTTTGATGTGCTCTTTATCTAAAGGAAGCATTTCAAGCTGCTCCGGTGTACAAGCATCCTTTTTGTTATATAACACCAATTGCGGCTTGTCCCCTGAACCCAGCTGCTGCAAAATCGTTTGAACCGTTTTCATCTGATCTTCACGCATCGCAGACGATGCATCGACCACATGTAAGATAAGGTCCGCTTCATTCACTTCCTCCAGCGTTGCACGGAATGCTGCAATCAGATCATGAGGGAGGTTTTGTATAAACCCAACCGTATCGGTAAGTACGATTTCTTTACCACTTGGCAGTTCCATCGTCCGTGAAGTTGGATCCAGTGTGGCAAACAGCTGGTCTTGAATGTATACATCTGCTGCCGTTAATTGTTTAAGCAAGGTGGATTTACCCGCATTCGTGTAGCCTACAAGAGCTACCTGAACGATCCCCGTCTTTTTGCGACGCTCCCGATGCAGCTTGCGGTGACGTGTCACTTCTTCCAAATGACGCTTCAAGTCATCAATGCGACCCCGGATATGACGACGATCCGTCTCCAGTTTGCTTTCACCTGGACCCCGCGTTCCAATTCCACCACCGAGTCTTGATAAATTTTTCCCGTGACCCGACAAACGTGGTAACAAATAACTCAACTGAGCCAATTCGACCTGAATAATACCTTCTCTGGTGTTGGCCCGCTGCGCGAAGATATCCAAAATCAGCTGGGTACGGTCAATAATTTTGAGATCCAACGCTTCTTCCAGGTTACGTACCTGAGCACCAGACAGTTCCTGGTCAAAGATAGCTGTTGTTGCTCCCATTTCTTCAGCTATGGCCCGGAGTTCTTCCACTTTCCCCTTACCAATGAACCATTTGGTGTCCCGGGTTTCCCGATTTTGTGACAATACACTTAGCACTTCCACGCCTGCTGTCTCGGCGAGTTTCACCAACTCCTCAAGAGAGTACTCCGGGTTAATACCCGAACGTTTGACCTCATCGGTGATCAGACTCACCAATACGGCGCGATCCTTCTTCACCATATCTGTATCATGTGTGCCATTTGTCATCGTGTATATTCACTCCTTCTACTACGTTTCCGCATATATTCTGTACACCATGCTTACATGGCATGCTTTAAGCCGAACCGGTTAACCCGGCCGGCTGCTTCAAAAATTATATTATCGCTTACTTTTGATCAAACTTCAAATCCTCTGTGCGAATGGTCATCAGCTCCAGTTTTCCCGGATTCCCCTGGGTATACTGCTCCAATAGTCGAACTGCCTGATGACGAATGGATCGTTCAATGGCATTTCGAACATATCGGGCGTTGCTGAATGCATGAAGAGACTCATTTTTTTCCTGAAGCAAATGCTGCTTTAGTTTGAGTATGGTCTGTGGCATGAGAATATAGTCACGTTCCTTGGCCATAATCTCCGAGATTTGAATCAATTGATCAATGCTATAGTCTGGAAATTCAACCTGGATTGGAAAACGGGAAGGTAATCCGGGATTTGTCTGCAGGAAAAAATCAATCTCTTCCGAGTATCCTGCCAGGATAAGGATAAATTGATTCTTGTTATCTTCCATTGACTTTACCAATGTATCAATAGCTTCCTTCCCAAAATCCTTCTCGCCCCCGCGAGCCAGACTGTACGCCTCGTCAATAAACAGGATTCCACCCAATGCCTTCTTGACCAGATCTCTCGTTTTCTGTGCCGTATGTCCGATGTATTCCCCGACCAAGTCTGCACGTTCCACTTCAATCAAATGCCCTTTACTCAATACACCCATCTTCTGAAACAGCTTCGCAACAATTCGTGCTACCGTTGTTTTTCCGGTTCCCGGATTGCCTTTAAAAATCATATGATACACGTGCGCCCCACTCATTAGTCCAGCTTCAGAACGCATCTGGGCAATCTGTAAGAAAGCATAGATCTCAAATACTA includes:
- a CDS encoding MerR family transcriptional regulator, which encodes MGDEIRRNMALFPIGIVMKLTDLSARQIRYYEQHSLIVPARTSGNQRLFSFNDVERLLEIKALIEKGVNIAGIKQVMNPVSKESEEATVITADTEVKRRELSDSQLHRLLKQQLVSGKRPGQVSLIQGELSRFFNKK
- a CDS encoding aminotransferase class I/II-fold pyridoxal phosphate-dependent enzyme; protein product: MASFDSEIIELQQQVERQIEGQLQQIDRITDHNQWKVINAFQHRKVSDFHFAGSTGYAYNDRGREVLDEVYADVFGAEAALVRPHFASGTHTIATALFGVLRPGDELLYITGKPYDTLHKVIGKPGDGTGSLRDFGIGYQETALLEDGAVDWTAVEKNIHAATKVIGIQRSRGYDWRSSFCIEEIADMVSRVKAIKEDVIVFVDNCYGEFTEEREPTEVGVDLMAGSLIKNPGGGLAETGGYICGKEKYVQLAAYRLTAPGIGGEVGAMLGTTRGIYQGLYMAPTIVGQAIKGSTFAAAMFAASGFVTKPAWNEIRTDLIQAVQFSSAEHLIAFVQGIQRAAAVDSHVVPEPWDMPGYEHPVIMAAGTFIQGGSLELSADAPIREPYIGYMQGGLTYSHVKYGVLMALQTMKERKLL
- the hflX gene encoding GTPase HflX, encoding MTNGTHDTDMVKKDRAVLVSLITDEVKRSGINPEYSLEELVKLAETAGVEVLSVLSQNRETRDTKWFIGKGKVEELRAIAEEMGATTAIFDQELSGAQVRNLEEALDLKIIDRTQLILDIFAQRANTREGIIQVELAQLSYLLPRLSGHGKNLSRLGGGIGTRGPGESKLETDRRHIRGRIDDLKRHLEEVTRHRKLHRERRKKTGIVQVALVGYTNAGKSTLLKQLTAADVYIQDQLFATLDPTSRTMELPSGKEIVLTDTVGFIQNLPHDLIAAFRATLEEVNEADLILHVVDASSAMREDQMKTVQTILQQLGSGDKPQLVLYNKKDACTPEQLEMLPLDKEHIKVSALDADDLLKIRELIQAELTGDTKRFRIPAERGDLTSVLYKIGDVVETTFEDNDVIYEVELQKGEYEKFGYLLEDFIQL
- a CDS encoding AAA family ATPase, coding for MNGRVMAAGGQPGGRPSRQINVILRNQEPQMLVKEDEAVIQAAKGVAKHAHFQEIQGELEQLVGLENIKDLVFEIYAFLQIAQMRSEAGLMSGAHVYHMIFKGNPGTGKTTVARIVAKLFQKMGVLSKGHLIEVERADLVGEYIGHTAQKTRDLVKKALGGILFIDEAYSLARGGEKDFGKEAIDTLVKSMEDNKNQFILILAGYSEEIDFFLQTNPGLPSRFPIQVEFPDYSIDQLIQISEIMAKERDYILMPQTILKLKQHLLQEKNESLHAFSNARYVRNAIERSIRHQAVRLLEQYTQGNPGKLELMTIRTEDLKFDQK